From Thermonema lapsum, the proteins below share one genomic window:
- a CDS encoding gliding motility lipoprotein GldH, protein MMKTLHPAEKNVTTNDGTTTVGMINHKSLPMKIAKSLLFCLLGFFLFSACSDDRLVYEKIYSLPGGKWYADSVLRFELPVAQAGKYDLYYHIRNTLDYPYYNMYVQYSIVDSAGKVLAKNLQHIVLMDPKTGEPYGTNLGDIFEHELIALPAYEFPAPGKYVYLIQQYMREDPLPEVLSFGVKLRRYEDDAPAAKP, encoded by the coding sequence ATGATGAAAACGCTTCATCCGGCAGAAAAAAACGTAACCACCAACGACGGAACAACAACCGTCGGCATGATAAATCATAAATCTTTGCCTATGAAGATTGCTAAATCTTTGCTCTTTTGCTTGTTGGGCTTTTTTCTGTTCTCTGCTTGCAGCGACGACCGCCTCGTTTATGAAAAAATCTACTCTCTGCCCGGCGGTAAGTGGTATGCCGATTCCGTGCTGCGCTTTGAATTGCCCGTAGCACAAGCCGGCAAATACGACTTGTACTACCACATACGCAATACTCTGGACTACCCCTATTACAACATGTATGTGCAATACAGCATTGTGGACAGTGCCGGTAAGGTACTTGCCAAAAACTTGCAGCATATTGTATTGATGGACCCCAAAACGGGCGAGCCTTATGGTACCAATCTGGGCGACATCTTCGAGCATGAGCTCATTGCCTTGCCAGCATACGAATTCCCTGCGCCCGGCAAGTATGTCTATCTCATACAGCAATACATGCGCGAAGACCCTTTGCCTGAAGTGCTTAGTTTCGGCGTAAAGTTGCGTCGCTATGAAGACGATGCCCCGGCAGCGAAGCCCTAA
- the purD gene encoding phosphoribosylamine--glycine ligase, with translation MARVLVLGSGGREHAFVYKIAQSPLCEALFVAPGNAGTARHAQNVNIDPMDFEAVARFCQEKSIDLLVPGPEAPLVAGIRDVLEAQPQLKGLKIVGPSQKAARLEGSKDFAKQFMQRYGIPTARYRTFEAGQLQQALDYLQQHPLPVVLKADGLAAGKGVLICESHEQAVEEMKAMLSGKFGEASRKVVVEEFLQGIEVSVFVLTDGKDYLVLPEAKDYKRIGEGDTGLNTGGMGAVSPVPFVNKDFIGKVEERIIRPTLQGLQQEQAPYCGFIFLGLMNVNGDPYVIEYNVRMGDPETQAVFARIESDLLELLDATAAGTLKHQSLQISPYTAVTVVLASQGYPQTYEKDKVIEGFDEVEEAIIFHAGTRQDGKGQILTAGGRVLAVTSLAETLPQARQLAMKAAATIRFSNKYYRRDIGLDLERYEQEAEASRQN, from the coding sequence ATGGCACGAGTTCTTGTTTTAGGAAGTGGCGGCAGAGAGCACGCCTTCGTATATAAAATAGCACAAAGCCCGCTTTGCGAGGCTTTGTTTGTTGCGCCGGGCAATGCTGGCACTGCCCGGCATGCTCAAAATGTGAACATAGACCCCATGGACTTTGAGGCGGTTGCCCGCTTTTGCCAAGAAAAAAGCATTGATTTGCTGGTGCCCGGTCCAGAAGCTCCTTTGGTGGCAGGCATCCGCGATGTGCTGGAAGCCCAACCGCAACTCAAAGGACTGAAAATAGTGGGACCTTCACAGAAAGCTGCCCGTTTGGAAGGTAGCAAAGACTTCGCCAAGCAGTTTATGCAGCGCTATGGCATTCCCACCGCCCGCTATCGCACCTTCGAAGCAGGGCAGCTGCAGCAAGCGCTCGACTATTTGCAGCAACATCCTTTGCCTGTGGTCTTGAAAGCCGACGGGCTGGCAGCAGGCAAAGGGGTGCTTATATGCGAAAGCCACGAACAGGCAGTTGAAGAGATGAAAGCCATGCTTTCGGGCAAATTTGGCGAAGCAAGTCGCAAGGTAGTCGTAGAAGAGTTTTTGCAAGGCATAGAAGTGTCGGTGTTTGTGCTTACCGACGGCAAAGACTATCTCGTGTTGCCCGAAGCTAAAGACTATAAGCGCATAGGCGAGGGCGATACCGGCTTGAATACCGGAGGGATGGGGGCAGTGTCGCCGGTACCTTTTGTTAATAAAGACTTCATCGGCAAGGTAGAAGAGCGTATCATACGCCCTACCCTGCAAGGTTTACAACAAGAGCAAGCCCCTTACTGCGGCTTCATTTTTCTTGGTTTAATGAACGTCAATGGCGACCCTTATGTGATTGAGTACAATGTGCGCATGGGCGACCCCGAAACGCAAGCCGTTTTTGCGCGCATCGAGTCGGACCTACTGGAGCTGCTTGACGCCACGGCTGCTGGCACCCTCAAGCATCAAAGCCTGCAAATCAGCCCTTACACCGCGGTAACTGTGGTGCTTGCATCGCAGGGCTATCCTCAAACCTATGAAAAAGACAAAGTCATCGAAGGCTTCGACGAAGTGGAAGAAGCTATCATTTTTCATGCAGGCACCCGCCAAGACGGCAAAGGACAAATACTGACTGCAGGCGGGCGTGTGTTGGCAGTAACCTCTCTGGCAGAGACCCTGCCGCAGGCACGTCAGTTGGCGATGAAAGCAGCCGCAACCATCCGCTTCAGTAACAAGTATTATCGTCGCGACATAGGCTTGGACTTGGAGCGCTACGAGCAAGAAGCAGAGGCTTCGCGGCAAAACTAA
- a CDS encoding glycine--tRNA ligase, with protein sequence MSKKQQPLTLEEANLQKIVSHAKEYGFVFPSSEIYDGLQAVYDYGPNGVELKNNLKLLWWKAMTQLHENVVGLDAAIFMHPTTWKASGHVDSFNDPLIDNKDSKKRYRVDHLIEAKAEEYRQAGDDARAQALLDKMNELLNREDFEGLRQLIIDENIVCPVSGTANWTEVRQFNLMFSTKAGAVADDSMTIYLRPETAQGIFVNFLNVQKTGRGTSMKIPFGIAQIGKAFRNEIVARQFIFRMREFEQMEMQFFVRPGEEMQWYEYWKQKRYDFLRAVGLPENKLRFHEHEKLAHYANAALDIEYEFPFGFKELEGIHSRTDFDLRNHEQYSKKKLRYFDDEIKESYIPYVIETSIGADRFFLAVLCNAYTEDVGIDAKGNEKKRVYLKFHPAIAPIKAAVFPLVRKDGLPEKAREVFNLLRYDFNTIYEERGAIGKNYTRQDMIGTPFCITIDYQTMEDNTVTLRHRDTTEQERVPIAELPRIIGEAVSLRSILSKL encoded by the coding sequence ATGTCGAAGAAGCAGCAACCATTGACTTTGGAAGAAGCCAACTTGCAGAAAATTGTATCGCATGCCAAGGAGTACGGTTTCGTTTTTCCTTCCAGCGAAATTTACGACGGCTTGCAGGCAGTTTATGACTACGGACCCAACGGCGTAGAACTCAAAAACAATCTCAAGCTGCTGTGGTGGAAAGCCATGACCCAACTGCACGAAAACGTAGTGGGCTTGGATGCTGCTATTTTCATGCACCCTACCACTTGGAAAGCTTCCGGGCACGTGGACAGCTTCAACGACCCCCTCATAGATAACAAAGACTCCAAGAAGCGCTACCGTGTGGACCACCTCATAGAAGCCAAAGCTGAAGAATATCGCCAAGCAGGCGATGACGCCCGGGCACAAGCCCTGCTCGACAAGATGAACGAACTGCTTAACCGCGAAGATTTCGAGGGGCTGCGGCAGCTCATCATTGATGAAAACATCGTCTGTCCTGTGTCGGGCACTGCCAACTGGACCGAAGTGCGGCAGTTCAACCTTATGTTTTCTACCAAAGCCGGCGCCGTAGCCGACGACAGCATGACCATCTACTTGCGCCCCGAAACCGCCCAGGGTATCTTCGTCAACTTTTTGAATGTGCAAAAAACAGGGCGAGGCACCAGCATGAAAATACCTTTCGGCATTGCGCAAATAGGCAAAGCTTTCCGCAACGAAATCGTGGCACGTCAGTTTATTTTCCGCATGCGCGAGTTCGAGCAGATGGAAATGCAGTTTTTTGTGCGTCCCGGTGAAGAAATGCAGTGGTACGAATACTGGAAACAAAAACGCTATGACTTTTTGCGTGCCGTTGGCTTGCCAGAAAACAAGCTGCGTTTTCACGAACACGAAAAGCTGGCACACTATGCCAATGCCGCTCTCGATATTGAATACGAGTTTCCCTTTGGCTTTAAAGAACTGGAGGGCATCCATTCGCGCACGGATTTCGACTTGCGCAACCACGAACAATACTCAAAGAAAAAACTGCGCTATTTTGATGATGAAATAAAGGAAAGCTATATCCCCTATGTGATTGAGACCTCTATTGGTGCAGACCGCTTTTTCTTGGCTGTTTTATGCAATGCCTATACCGAAGATGTGGGGATAGACGCCAAAGGCAACGAGAAGAAACGTGTGTACCTGAAGTTCCACCCTGCCATTGCCCCAATCAAGGCAGCCGTATTTCCCTTGGTGCGCAAAGACGGCTTGCCCGAAAAAGCACGCGAGGTGTTCAACCTGCTGCGCTACGATTTCAATACCATCTATGAAGAGCGGGGGGCTATAGGCAAAAACTACACCCGTCAAGACATGATAGGTACGCCCTTCTGCATTACCATAGATTACCAAACCATGGAAGACAACACCGTAACACTGCGCCATCGCGACACTACAGAACAAGAGCGCGTGCCTATTGCTGAGCTGCCCCGCATCATAGGCGAGGCGGTCTCGTTGCGTTCTATCTTGTCGAAGCTGTAA
- the rplS gene encoding 50S ribosomal protein L19, translating into MEDLIKFVESEYAQRRAEMPDFKAGDTVRVHVKIVEGNKERIQVYEGVVIQRRHPNTNGETFTVRKISGGIAVERIFPLLSPSIEKIELVRRGRVRRARIYYMRNRKGKAARIKELRD; encoded by the coding sequence ATGGAAGATTTGATAAAATTCGTAGAATCGGAATACGCTCAGCGCCGTGCCGAAATGCCCGACTTCAAAGCCGGTGACACCGTACGCGTACATGTGAAAATTGTAGAAGGTAACAAAGAGCGCATTCAGGTATATGAGGGCGTAGTCATTCAGCGCCGCCACCCCAACACCAACGGTGAAACCTTTACTGTAAGAAAAATATCTGGGGGCATTGCCGTAGAGCGTATTTTTCCCCTTTTGTCGCCTTCTATTGAAAAGATAGAGCTGGTACGCCGCGGACGCGTACGCCGTGCTCGCATCTACTACATGCGCAACAGAAAAGGCAAAGCTGCCCGTATCAAAGAATTGCGCGACTAA
- a CDS encoding T9SS type B sorting domain-containing protein, with product MAVSTYYLVQYEADIQAMEFNMQSFVSLFRLRHCLLFCAIGLWTSVWESKSAQAQSPCFYAKDYPAGATRIRACAPFSIELIDCTGGGQNIAYRFQEGGVRTPSNTFTYTTPGIYSITQYGNFPDSNGGFIGDSLTKSNYVEVLAVPVPPIRMERCNGRRLRITAAATPYEQYVVNWGDGSPLQMLLPGSSLTHVYATAGNYTPIVRGEYILNRTDGQNCGKDTTFTLSIYEDISNLNFNFQMQVQSPLSVCKGQVLLSWQGLHADWQYDLEVSRNNGAYEPVLHIENSTATSVEYVWQGNTLTQSLRFRLTVRNACGESVSFVSATYSPPLTQLPVKVRNLQLSFTNDNRLQANWRNDESVYAELQELELWQNGQATNNLPNSGTFTSQAPLTAAVCWQLRKNSDCGTIALSDYICPLWLEVNPQGQNAYRLSWRPYRRNDTVISQTYEIVVSDEAGNVLERFAAGSVLQSDFSPADTQQQLLYVHIESVLPSGFVSRSNRQRIERPLQLHFPTAFTPNGDGLNDTFHPKGAFVRRYRLQIYDSKGSLLFESSNIEQGWDGAQAPPGSYLYHATAEDYLGRTYHFQGVLTLIR from the coding sequence TTGGCTGTTTCAACGTATTACCTTGTACAATACGAAGCGGATATACAAGCGATGGAATTCAATATGCAGTCTTTTGTTTCTTTATTTCGTTTAAGGCATTGCCTTCTTTTTTGTGCTATAGGGCTATGGACAAGCGTATGGGAAAGCAAGTCGGCACAAGCCCAAAGCCCTTGTTTTTATGCCAAAGACTACCCGGCAGGTGCTACACGCATACGGGCATGCGCGCCTTTCAGCATTGAGTTGATTGACTGCACCGGCGGTGGGCAAAACATAGCCTATCGATTTCAGGAAGGGGGTGTACGCACGCCATCCAATACGTTTACCTACACCACGCCGGGCATCTATAGCATCACGCAGTATGGTAATTTCCCCGACAGCAATGGAGGTTTTATCGGCGACAGCCTCACCAAAAGCAATTACGTGGAAGTACTGGCAGTACCCGTGCCGCCAATACGCATGGAGCGTTGCAACGGCAGGCGCCTGCGCATAACGGCAGCCGCTACCCCCTATGAGCAGTATGTGGTGAATTGGGGCGACGGCAGCCCCCTGCAAATGCTGCTGCCCGGTAGTAGCCTTACTCATGTCTATGCCACAGCCGGCAACTACACGCCCATTGTGCGTGGCGAGTACATCCTCAATCGCACCGACGGGCAGAACTGCGGCAAAGACACTACTTTTACGCTTAGCATCTACGAAGACATCAGCAATCTGAATTTCAACTTTCAGATGCAAGTACAAAGCCCCTTGTCCGTTTGTAAGGGGCAAGTGCTGCTTTCTTGGCAAGGTCTGCATGCCGATTGGCAATACGATTTGGAAGTATCGCGCAACAACGGCGCTTATGAGCCTGTCTTGCATATCGAAAACAGCACCGCCACTTCGGTAGAATACGTGTGGCAAGGCAATACGCTCACGCAAAGCCTGCGCTTCCGGCTTACAGTACGCAATGCCTGTGGAGAGTCGGTCTCTTTTGTCTCTGCCACTTACAGCCCGCCTCTTACCCAGCTACCTGTGAAAGTGCGCAATTTGCAGCTTTCGTTCACAAACGACAACCGCCTGCAGGCAAATTGGCGCAACGACGAAAGCGTTTACGCTGAACTGCAAGAATTGGAGTTGTGGCAAAATGGTCAAGCCACAAACAACCTGCCCAACAGTGGCACGTTCACGAGCCAAGCCCCCTTGACAGCAGCCGTATGTTGGCAACTAAGAAAAAACAGCGACTGCGGCACCATTGCGCTCAGCGATTACATCTGCCCCTTATGGCTTGAGGTGAACCCACAGGGGCAAAACGCCTACCGTTTGTCGTGGCGCCCCTACCGCCGCAACGACACGGTCATAAGTCAGACTTACGAAATAGTAGTCAGCGATGAAGCGGGCAATGTATTGGAACGCTTCGCGGCAGGTAGTGTCTTACAAAGCGACTTCTCGCCCGCCGACACCCAACAGCAGTTGTTGTATGTGCATATAGAAAGCGTTCTGCCGAGCGGCTTTGTCAGCCGTTCAAACCGCCAGCGCATTGAACGCCCCCTGCAGCTGCATTTCCCTACTGCCTTCACGCCGAATGGAGACGGTTTAAACGACACATTCCATCCCAAAGGAGCATTTGTGCGCCGCTACCGCCTGCAAATCTACGACAGCAAGGGCAGCCTGCTTTTTGAAAGTAGCAACATAGAACAAGGATGGGACGGCGCCCAAGCCCCTCCGGGCAGTTATCTGTACCATGCCACAGCCGAAGACTATTTGGGCAGAACCTACCATTTTCAAGGAGTGCTTACACTCATACGGTAG
- a CDS encoding PSP1 domain-containing protein: protein MACTNCGTAKPAGCRSNGGCATGGCNKMNVFDWLSHLDIPPDEPFDVVEVRFKNGKKEFFRNSEGFALETGDPVVVEMPTGYHIGYVSLRGELVRLQMRKQRLAEDAELPRILRLPTEADMQKFQEAKNREMPTLFRTREIIRELGMQMKLNDVEYQADQTKATFYYTADGRVDFRELIKILASEFKIRVEMRQISLRQEAARLGGIGVCGRELCCSTWLSDFKSVATSAARYQNLSLNPAKLSGQCGRLKCCLNYELDTYVEALKDIPEVEVLKTAKGDAYLRKTDIFKKILWFSYENESTWYPLSVERVREIMKMNEVGQMPELLQETTLLDDDEAIENDISTDLERIEEHMKESEDAKPKKKRRKKSKNRKKQQEGNGKNTAHDQAQKSEASNDENASSGRKKRNHQRRNNNRRHDKS, encoded by the coding sequence ATGGCTTGTACGAACTGTGGTACCGCCAAACCCGCAGGCTGCCGGAGCAATGGCGGCTGCGCCACCGGCGGATGCAATAAAATGAATGTATTTGATTGGCTCAGCCATCTGGATATTCCCCCCGACGAACCATTCGACGTCGTGGAAGTACGCTTCAAAAACGGAAAAAAAGAGTTTTTCCGTAATTCCGAAGGCTTTGCTTTGGAAACCGGCGACCCGGTGGTCGTAGAGATGCCCACTGGCTACCATATCGGTTACGTATCGTTGCGGGGCGAATTGGTGCGTCTGCAGATGCGCAAACAACGACTGGCAGAAGATGCCGAACTGCCCCGCATCCTGCGCCTGCCTACTGAGGCAGATATGCAGAAATTCCAAGAAGCCAAAAACAGGGAAATGCCCACGCTCTTTCGCACTCGTGAGATTATACGCGAATTGGGCATGCAAATGAAACTCAACGACGTAGAGTATCAGGCAGACCAAACCAAAGCTACTTTCTACTATACCGCTGACGGGCGTGTGGACTTTCGCGAGCTGATTAAAATCTTGGCTTCGGAGTTCAAAATACGTGTAGAGATGCGGCAAATAAGCTTGCGTCAGGAAGCTGCCCGTTTGGGGGGGATTGGAGTCTGTGGGCGCGAGCTCTGTTGCTCTACTTGGCTCTCCGACTTCAAGAGCGTAGCCACTTCGGCGGCGCGCTATCAGAACCTGTCGCTCAATCCCGCCAAGTTGTCGGGGCAATGCGGGCGCCTGAAGTGCTGTCTCAACTATGAGTTAGACACCTACGTAGAAGCCCTCAAAGACATCCCTGAGGTGGAAGTGCTCAAAACAGCCAAAGGCGATGCTTACCTGCGTAAAACCGATATCTTCAAGAAAATACTTTGGTTTTCCTACGAGAACGAGAGCACTTGGTATCCTCTGAGCGTAGAGCGTGTGCGTGAAATCATGAAAATGAACGAGGTAGGGCAGATGCCTGAACTCCTGCAGGAAACAACTTTGCTCGACGACGACGAGGCTATAGAAAACGACATCAGCACAGACCTTGAGCGCATAGAAGAGCACATGAAAGAGAGCGAAGATGCCAAGCCTAAAAAGAAACGCCGCAAAAAGAGCAAGAACCGCAAGAAACAACAAGAAGGAAATGGCAAAAATACTGCTCATGACCAAGCTCAAAAAAGCGAAGCAAGCAATGATGAAAACGCTTCATCCGGCAGAAAAAAACGTAACCACCAACGACGGAACAACAACCGTCGGCATGATAAATCATAA